In Sebaldella termitidis ATCC 33386, one DNA window encodes the following:
- a CDS encoding DUF4865 family protein: MIGMQYKINLPADYNMNVIRERVKNNGYKTDGFHSLKFKFYMITEKNINGNLQNSYAPLYLWKNHSGMNKFLFEGFYDNILESFGWQHVNTGIPLFYDFSDEIANSKYVFELVQYIKPSRSLISIKDRIIAETAGFNNHLGIFALYNPDSWKFSIFLFTNNVDRLYLEKGTYYEILHVSDDGKKLDIESSK, translated from the coding sequence ATGATTGGAATGCAGTATAAAATTAATCTTCCCGCTGATTATAACATGAATGTTATAAGAGAAAGAGTAAAAAACAACGGATATAAGACTGACGGGTTTCATTCCCTAAAGTTCAAGTTTTATATGATTACAGAAAAAAATATTAACGGAAATCTACAAAATTCTTATGCTCCTTTATATCTCTGGAAAAATCATTCGGGTATGAATAAGTTTCTTTTTGAAGGCTTCTATGATAACATACTGGAATCCTTCGGTTGGCAGCATGTGAATACAGGTATCCCGTTATTTTATGATTTCAGTGATGAAATTGCCAATTCAAAATATGTATTTGAATTAGTACAGTATATCAAGCCTTCCAGAAGTCTTATTTCCATAAAGGACCGTATTATTGCCGAAACTGCCGGCTTTAATAATCATCTGGGAATTTTTGCCCTTTATAATCCTGATTCATGGAAATTTTCCATTTTCTTGTTTACTAATAACGTCGACAGACTTTATCTGGAAAAAGGAACCTATTATGAAATACTTCATGTATCAGATGACGGTAAAAAATTAGATATTGAATCTTCAAAATAA
- a CDS encoding winged helix-turn-helix transcriptional regulator: protein MKKEDSKCIDSFQCNVEKALNIIGGKWSFLIIKHLFDGTMRFGEIRKALHNISPKTLTSCLRDLEKNDILTRKVYPTIPPAVEYTLTEKGRDLNNIINEMKLWGKKWT, encoded by the coding sequence GTGAAAAAAGAAGACTCTAAATGCATAGACAGTTTTCAGTGCAACGTAGAAAAAGCACTTAATATTATTGGAGGAAAGTGGTCATTTTTGATAATCAAGCATCTTTTTGACGGTACCATGAGATTCGGTGAAATACGAAAAGCTCTTCATAATATCAGTCCGAAAACATTAACCAGCTGTCTGCGGGATCTTGAAAAAAATGATATTCTTACAAGAAAAGTTTACCCTACTATTCCTCCGGCAGTAGAATATACATTGACAGAAAAAGGAAGAGATCTTAACAATATTATCAATGAAATGAAACTATGGGGTAAAAAGTGGACTTAA
- a CDS encoding nitroreductase family protein — protein MDFNELARQRYSVRKYKPLKVEEEKIKKIIEAGWVAPTAKNFQPQRFLVLTDENKLEKLNKVTNYHKAPLVIIVCSDRETVWHRPYDNKDMMDVDASIATDHMMMAAQNLGLGTCWMTYFDPAGLKEEFNIPDNLEAINILEIGYADGEAKSPDRHKDMRKNPDEMVFYNKF, from the coding sequence ATGGATTTTAATGAATTAGCAAGACAAAGATATTCGGTAAGAAAGTACAAGCCTTTGAAAGTGGAAGAGGAAAAAATAAAAAAAATAATAGAAGCAGGATGGGTAGCTCCAACAGCAAAAAATTTTCAGCCACAGAGATTTCTCGTATTAACGGATGAAAATAAGCTTGAGAAATTAAATAAGGTAACGAACTATCACAAGGCACCGCTGGTAATAATAGTCTGCTCTGACAGAGAAACTGTATGGCATCGTCCTTATGACAATAAAGATATGATGGATGTAGATGCTTCTATAGCTACAGATCATATGATGATGGCAGCTCAGAATCTGGGACTCGGAACATGCTGGATGACATATTTTGATCCTGCCGGTCTGAAAGAAGAGTTTAATATTCCTGATAATCTGGAAGCAATAAATATTCTGGAAATAGGTTATGCCGATGGAGAGGCAAAATCTCCGGACAGACATAAGGATATGAGAAAAAATCCTGATGAGATGGTTTTTTATAATAAATTTTAA
- a CDS encoding DUF4280 domain-containing protein, with amino-acid sequence MCDKGEFESKFEVSPKNIKLQGYHVASQSDNVAGKHVRSFGSCSIMGKCKMESDLYGQFLIWFETYSKVVFEGSEALLEDSHCFCPYGGRITISDSKQIDYALAMTELFGDFANTVEQMKDSIENLSDMAVKSLIGMFDGAMTEYFAKEEARLLEAVNFSKNNTMSAYMTMQTGNDPKEKLAELRRSRSVYEANNWNDIKDINLKDVYAKMQENPNKVELGPRKISGLMALSNPLLAAGYYVETRVRNIRSVLPDMTIRDFFRRGVSKEGITELSAGIDSRNKKMLPGLFGGDVLQSSFTAGYSYYDPVESMKIVDSLSDDGKAAYMLRKEANDGMSAYRDIYGYYQMVKALDMSMKGKVKTGSKVDILDEELEELELYRRGKNIGDFEELEELMTKRNVLKVIDDAGMNFDGIKIKISRDKGMLRRQLLEWTPDNGKLVYLYPNAFKNTETLVTTLGHEKIHILQVRKYGIPLGSEKLVFFEDVAQRSEGLWWARYKARNGVK; translated from the coding sequence ATTTGTGATAAAGGAGAATTTGAAAGTAAGTTTGAAGTATCACCAAAGAATATTAAGTTACAGGGTTATCATGTAGCAAGTCAGTCAGATAATGTAGCTGGAAAACATGTTAGATCATTTGGCAGCTGCAGTATTATGGGAAAATGTAAAATGGAATCAGATTTATATGGTCAGTTTTTAATTTGGTTTGAGACTTATTCAAAAGTAGTATTTGAAGGAAGTGAAGCATTACTGGAAGATAGTCATTGTTTTTGTCCGTATGGCGGCAGGATAACAATCTCTGATAGTAAACAGATTGATTACGCTTTAGCAATGACAGAATTATTTGGAGATTTTGCAAACACAGTAGAACAAATGAAAGACAGTATAGAAAATTTATCTGATATGGCTGTAAAGTCTTTAATAGGAATGTTTGACGGGGCAATGACGGAATATTTTGCTAAAGAGGAAGCAAGGTTATTAGAAGCTGTAAATTTTTCAAAAAATAATACAATGAGTGCCTATATGACCATGCAGACAGGTAATGATCCTAAAGAAAAACTTGCTGAATTAAGACGGAGTAGAAGTGTATATGAGGCAAATAACTGGAATGATATTAAAGATATAAATTTAAAAGATGTTTATGCTAAAATGCAGGAAAATCCTAATAAGGTGGAGTTAGGTCCGAGAAAGATATCAGGGTTAATGGCTTTATCAAATCCTTTATTAGCAGCAGGCTATTATGTAGAAACCAGAGTAAGGAATATAAGGTCAGTACTTCCGGATATGACAATAAGAGATTTCTTTAGAAGAGGAGTTAGCAAAGAAGGAATAACAGAGCTATCAGCCGGAATTGACAGCCGAAACAAAAAAATGTTACCGGGATTATTTGGTGGTGATGTATTGCAATCATCTTTTACAGCGGGTTACAGTTATTATGATCCTGTAGAATCAATGAAGATAGTAGATTCATTGAGTGATGACGGGAAAGCAGCGTATATGCTAAGAAAAGAAGCGAATGACGGGATGTCTGCATATAGGGATATTTACGGATATTATCAGATGGTAAAGGCTTTAGATATGTCAATGAAAGGAAAAGTAAAAACTGGTTCTAAAGTAGATATTTTAGATGAGGAACTGGAAGAATTAGAATTATATCGTAGAGGTAAAAACATAGGTGATTTTGAAGAATTAGAAGAATTGATGACTAAAAGAAACGTATTAAAAGTAATTGACGATGCGGGAATGAATTTTGATGGAATTAAGATTAAAATATCGAGAGATAAAGGAATGTTAAGAAGACAACTTTTAGAGTGGACTCCTGATAATGGCAAGCTTGTTTATTTATATCCAAATGCTTTTAAAAATACTGAAACATTAGTGACAACATTAGGGCATGAAAAAATACACATTCTTCAAGTTAGAAAATATGGTATACCATTGGGAAGTGAAAAATTAGTATTTTTTGAAGATGTTGCTCAAAGATCAGAAGGTCTTTGGTGGGCAAGATATAAAGCTAGAAATGGGGTGAAATAA
- a CDS encoding DKNYY domain-containing protein yields MIGKKNYILVIFFVLFIIISCSKNRAQSAFNKESRYKVIENKVYYDNIVLEDVDLKSFIILNKYYARDKENIYWKEEKIDGIDTDSFEILDINYSRDRNNVYGFKGIKIEGADPESFKVLNDAYAKDKTSVYWDGKKLERADPATFKKINHPNSVSYSMDKDNVYYITEKIEGADPKSFQIFHHSLAKDNNAVYWAGEKLQGTDAKSFEYLGGPYSRDKNNIYRQEKIINGADQKTFEMINSVISKDKNNVYYKDLIINGADSQTFEVLECGKKVKPRLLESKSEVIKCLVEYTDKNYIYEDFTIEDGKLTVTKKKR; encoded by the coding sequence ATGATCGGGAAAAAAAACTATATATTAGTAATATTTTTTGTTTTATTCATAATAATCTCCTGCAGTAAAAACAGAGCTCAGTCAGCATTTAATAAAGAAAGCAGATATAAGGTCATTGAAAATAAAGTTTATTATGATAATATTGTTTTAGAAGATGTAGATTTGAAAAGTTTTATAATTTTAAATAAATATTATGCGCGGGATAAAGAAAATATATATTGGAAAGAAGAAAAAATAGACGGGATAGATACTGATTCATTTGAAATTTTAGATATTAATTATTCAAGAGACAGGAATAATGTATATGGATTTAAAGGAATAAAAATAGAAGGAGCTGATCCTGAAAGTTTTAAGGTATTAAATGATGCTTATGCCAAAGATAAAACAAGTGTGTATTGGGATGGGAAAAAATTGGAAAGGGCTGATCCAGCCACATTTAAAAAAATAAATCATCCTAATTCTGTTTCTTATTCTATGGATAAAGATAATGTGTATTATATAACGGAAAAAATAGAAGGAGCAGATCCGAAAAGCTTTCAAATATTTCATCATAGCCTTGCTAAAGATAACAACGCTGTATATTGGGCGGGAGAAAAATTGCAAGGAACAGATGCCAAAAGTTTTGAATATCTGGGAGGTCCTTATTCCAGAGATAAAAATAATATTTACAGGCAAGAAAAGATAATAAACGGAGCAGATCAAAAAACTTTTGAAATGATTAATTCTGTTATATCAAAAGATAAAAATAATGTATATTATAAAGATTTAATAATAAATGGGGCAGATTCGCAAACTTTTGAAGTATTAGAATGCGGAAAAAAAGTAAAACCAAGATTATTGGAATCAAAATCAGAAGTGATAAAGTGTTTAGTAGAATATACAGATAAAAATTATATTTATGAAGACTTTACAATAGAGGATGGAAAGCTAACAGTAACAAAGAAAAAACGATGA
- a CDS encoding alpha/beta hydrolase produces MISKEAKTAKEKLFQNKNLEEILSTPIEIQREEWEESVKNIKLPSNIKIEEITVKNIKADWITPEFTTSEVVIFYFHGGGLNQGSKLTHRKLAAEIANRSKLRVFIHNYPLAPENPYPNALNKSLELYLWLLESGLKAENIIFGSDSSGSALALALILLLKQEKQSLPKAAFLFSPMLDFSISGESVTKNKDLDPKIFKEDLELTSKYYCDKKSVKDPLVSPVYGDFTDFPPLFIQVGSEELLLSDSLTLEKRVKNAGVSVKLEVWEGMWHVFQTRFESIPEADQAVTNAVDFINSLV; encoded by the coding sequence ATGATCAGTAAAGAAGCCAAAACAGCAAAAGAAAAATTATTTCAAAATAAAAATCTGGAAGAGATACTTAGCACACCCATAGAAATTCAAAGAGAAGAATGGGAAGAATCTGTCAAAAATATAAAACTGCCAAGCAATATAAAAATAGAGGAAATTACAGTAAAGAATATAAAAGCGGATTGGATAACACCAGAATTTACTACATCAGAAGTGGTTATTTTTTATTTTCACGGCGGTGGTCTGAATCAGGGGTCAAAATTAACACATAGAAAGCTGGCAGCAGAAATTGCGAATCGTTCAAAGTTAAGAGTATTTATACATAATTATCCATTGGCTCCGGAAAATCCATATCCGAATGCTCTTAATAAATCTTTGGAATTATATTTATGGTTATTGGAGAGCGGTCTGAAAGCGGAAAATATTATTTTTGGAAGTGATTCATCCGGCAGTGCACTGGCTTTAGCATTAATTTTACTTTTAAAACAGGAAAAGCAATCCTTGCCTAAAGCAGCATTTCTTTTTTCACCGATGCTGGATTTTTCAATATCAGGCGAGTCTGTTACAAAGAATAAAGATTTAGACCCAAAAATTTTTAAAGAAGATCTGGAACTAACATCAAAATATTATTGTGATAAAAAATCCGTGAAGGATCCTTTGGTATCACCGGTCTATGGAGATTTTACAGATTTTCCGCCTTTATTTATACAGGTTGGAAGTGAAGAACTTTTGTTAAGTGATTCATTAACTTTGGAAAAAAGAGTGAAAAATGCAGGTGTATCTGTTAAATTAGAAGTATGGGAAGGGATGTGGCATGTCTTTCAAACAAGGTTTGAATCAATACCGGAAGCTGATCAGGCAGTTACGAATGCTGTCGATTTTATTAATTCATTAGTATAA
- a CDS encoding ABC transporter permease, whose translation MSKLINICKKELLVTLKDPSAKLILTLPIILQIVLFGYAATYNLDRVPYACLDNSKSKTSTEFLARLDGTGVFQRTQTLMNTSQIAGSIDSDKAMIVISIDSDFEKNLARGNSASIQVITDGRNTMTSSVALSYVNDIIEKLNTERNGNKQLINVETRAWYNPNLITRWSFLPGMLAALSLTQMLILAGLSIAKEREQGTFDQLLVTPLSSAEILIGKAVPPLFIGLLQVTIMLLFCIFWFKIPMNGSFVTLYLTILIFMISSTGIGLSVSAVSSSMQQVMVYTFVLLMPMTLLSGLSTPIRNMPRILQIATYANPLRFGVEAIRRVYLEGAGLTQVAPNFIPMIIIAMLTLPLAAWLFKNKSA comes from the coding sequence ATGTCAAAATTAATTAATATATGTAAAAAAGAACTTTTAGTTACTTTGAAAGATCCTTCGGCTAAGCTCATACTTACTCTTCCCATTATTTTACAAATCGTTTTATTTGGTTATGCAGCAACTTATAATCTTGACAGAGTGCCTTATGCCTGTCTTGACAATAGTAAAAGCAAAACTTCAACAGAATTTCTTGCCAGACTTGACGGGACAGGCGTTTTCCAACGTACTCAAACTCTGATGAATACCAGTCAAATTGCCGGTAGTATAGATTCAGATAAAGCAATGATAGTAATAAGCATAGATTCAGATTTTGAAAAAAATTTAGCCAGAGGAAATTCAGCTTCGATTCAGGTAATCACAGACGGACGCAATACCATGACATCAAGTGTAGCTTTAAGCTATGTAAATGATATTATCGAAAAATTAAATACTGAAAGAAACGGGAATAAACAGCTTATTAATGTGGAAACAAGAGCATGGTATAATCCCAATCTTATAACCAGATGGAGTTTTCTTCCCGGAATGTTAGCGGCTTTAAGTCTGACACAGATGTTAATACTTGCAGGGTTATCTATTGCTAAAGAAAGAGAACAGGGGACTTTTGATCAATTACTTGTTACACCGCTGTCTTCGGCAGAAATTCTAATAGGTAAAGCCGTACCGCCTCTGTTCATAGGTCTTCTTCAAGTAACTATCATGTTATTATTTTGTATATTTTGGTTTAAAATACCTATGAACGGTTCATTTGTTACTCTTTATCTTACTATTTTGATATTTATGATCAGCAGTACCGGAATAGGTTTATCAGTTTCCGCCGTATCTTCAAGTATGCAGCAGGTAATGGTGTATACATTTGTTCTTCTCATGCCTATGACTTTATTATCAGGTTTATCCACACCGATACGTAATATGCCCAGAATTCTTCAGATTGCTACATATGCCAACCCGTTACGTTTTGGCGTGGAAGCTATAAGGAGAGTATACTTGGAAGGCGCCGGTTTAACACAAGTAGCTCCTAATTTTATCCCTATGATAATCATAGCAATGCTGACTTTACCGTTAGCTGCATGGCTTTTTAAAAATAAATCTGCTTAA
- a CDS encoding ABC transporter permease produces the protein MFKNNFLVRLTAMIKKEFRQLIRDNSSILIGIFLPIILIFIIGYGVTLDVKNVPVAVVLEDTSPTAHDVLSFLNGSEYFSPIYVTSMYEAVELMDDRKVDAVLKIPSDFSENLYKQKSSIQLILYGVDSSTATTVKGYIEVSIKQWEALNNSAFMNSPSAGNILIENRMWFNDSNSSTWYFIPGLIVLIMTIVGVFLTSLVMAREWERGTLESLFISPIKPLEILLSKMIPYFCTAMIGFSLCLVAARVLFKVPIHGSLLIIIFCSMLYLFVSLGMGLIISSITKNQFLASQVALVVSFLPAMMLTGFLFDLRSVPVFIRNIGQILPATYYLQLLKSLFLGGNNWNLILKNCLILSAYAVFFVSTALKVTKKSLE, from the coding sequence ATGTTTAAAAATAATTTTTTAGTACGTCTTACTGCAATGATAAAAAAAGAATTCCGGCAGTTAATACGTGACAACAGCAGCATTTTAATCGGAATATTTTTACCTATTATCCTTATATTCATTATAGGCTACGGGGTAACACTCGATGTTAAAAATGTTCCTGTGGCAGTTGTACTTGAAGATACATCACCTACGGCTCATGATGTTTTAAGCTTTCTTAACGGCTCTGAATACTTCTCTCCAATTTATGTAACATCTATGTATGAAGCAGTAGAATTAATGGATGATCGAAAAGTCGATGCTGTTCTAAAAATCCCGTCTGATTTTTCAGAAAATTTATATAAACAAAAAAGCTCAATACAATTAATTTTGTATGGTGTAGACTCCAGTACTGCCACTACTGTAAAAGGATATATCGAAGTCTCTATAAAACAATGGGAGGCATTAAATAATTCTGCTTTCATGAATAGTCCAAGTGCAGGTAATATTCTTATTGAAAACAGAATGTGGTTTAATGATTCCAATTCAAGCACATGGTATTTTATTCCGGGCTTGATAGTGCTTATAATGACAATTGTAGGAGTTTTTTTGACTTCGCTTGTTATGGCACGTGAATGGGAGCGCGGAACACTGGAATCATTATTTATTTCTCCCATAAAACCCTTAGAAATATTATTATCAAAAATGATTCCGTATTTTTGTACGGCTATGATTGGCTTTTCACTCTGCTTAGTTGCCGCACGCGTTTTATTTAAAGTTCCTATACACGGCTCACTGCTTATAATCATATTTTGTTCCATGCTTTATTTGTTCGTATCCTTGGGAATGGGACTTATTATATCCTCTATCACAAAAAATCAATTTTTAGCAAGCCAGGTAGCATTAGTTGTAAGCTTTTTACCTGCAATGATGCTGACAGGATTTTTATTTGATCTGCGGAGTGTCCCAGTTTTTATCCGGAATATAGGGCAGATACTCCCGGCAACATATTATTTGCAATTACTTAAATCACTTTTTCTTGGCGGAAATAATTGGAACTTAATTTTGAAAAACTGTTTAATACTATCTGCTTATGCTGTATTTTTTGTTTCTACAGCATTAAAAGTGACAAAAAAGAGCCTTGAATAA
- a CDS encoding ATP-binding cassette domain-containing protein: MNTENVVIAENLYKRFIAKPSKKTINALTNINIKIPAGKLTALIGPDGAGKSTFMRLICGLMTPSEGNLTVLGINTKDNPQEIQNRISYMSQRFGLYEDLSIQENLDLYADLHGVSKKERRERFDELLKMTGLEAFTKRQAGKLSGGMKQKLSLACTLVRSPELLLLDEPTVGVDPLSRRELWEILQKLVQKEKLTVLVSTAYMDEAELCQKTIVMHKSKVLDVGTPEGLRRKAADKCFKIQPPKSMPSRLIQTKLLDDKENIIDAVPEGGAVRFIIRSKKAFDNIKKIDGNLEIQKVDSRLEDGFMTLLSEYENEHNDDDDNIKEKFHIEFPDKFEISDQVDIEVNNLVCKFGDFTAVGNTSFQVHKGEIFGLLGPNGAGKTTTFRMLCGLLPLTSGSLSVAGVDLRKARTQARANIGYVAQKFSLYSTLSVEENLKFFGGVYGLKREKLKKRMEEVKEQFELTGMETKPSGELPGGFKQRLSMAVALLHEPKILFLDEPTSGIDPLARRSFWYQITALAAEGTTIIITTHFMEEAEYCDRIMIQDQGKMLVLGTPQEVRENAGENVKTMNQAFIEIIEQNRLQNKII, translated from the coding sequence ATGAATACAGAAAATGTAGTTATTGCAGAAAATTTATATAAACGTTTTATTGCCAAGCCATCCAAAAAAACGATAAATGCTCTCACAAATATAAATATTAAAATTCCGGCAGGAAAGCTTACTGCATTAATCGGACCAGACGGAGCAGGCAAAAGTACATTTATGCGTCTAATATGCGGTCTTATGACTCCCAGCGAGGGAAATCTCACAGTTCTTGGAATAAATACAAAAGACAATCCTCAGGAAATTCAAAACAGAATCAGTTATATGTCACAGCGCTTCGGGCTTTATGAAGATTTAAGCATTCAGGAAAATCTTGATCTTTATGCTGACTTGCACGGAGTATCAAAAAAAGAACGCAGAGAACGTTTTGACGAACTTTTGAAAATGACAGGTCTGGAAGCTTTTACCAAAAGACAGGCAGGAAAGCTTTCCGGCGGAATGAAACAGAAGCTCAGCTTAGCCTGCACATTAGTCCGTTCTCCCGAGCTTTTGCTGCTGGATGAACCAACAGTAGGAGTCGACCCTCTTTCGAGAAGAGAACTGTGGGAAATTCTTCAAAAGCTTGTGCAAAAGGAAAAACTTACAGTTCTTGTGAGTACAGCTTATATGGATGAAGCTGAGCTTTGCCAAAAAACTATAGTGATGCATAAAAGCAAAGTATTAGATGTGGGAACTCCGGAAGGACTGCGAAGAAAAGCTGCAGATAAATGCTTTAAAATTCAGCCGCCTAAAAGCATGCCTTCCAGATTAATACAGACAAAATTACTTGATGATAAAGAAAATATTATTGATGCTGTTCCTGAGGGCGGAGCCGTGAGATTTATCATTCGCTCAAAAAAAGCTTTTGATAATATAAAAAAAATTGACGGCAATTTAGAAATCCAGAAGGTAGATTCCAGATTGGAGGACGGATTCATGACCTTGTTAAGTGAATATGAAAATGAACATAATGATGATGATGATAATATCAAAGAGAAATTCCATATAGAATTTCCTGACAAGTTTGAAATATCAGATCAGGTTGATATAGAAGTTAATAATCTGGTATGTAAATTCGGTGATTTTACTGCTGTAGGAAATACATCCTTTCAGGTACATAAAGGAGAAATATTCGGACTTTTGGGTCCAAACGGTGCCGGAAAAACAACAACATTCAGAATGCTGTGCGGTTTACTGCCTTTGACAAGCGGCAGTCTGTCAGTAGCCGGTGTCGATTTGAGAAAGGCCAGAACTCAGGCCAGAGCAAATATTGGATATGTTGCACAAAAATTTTCTTTATATTCAACTCTATCTGTAGAAGAAAATCTAAAATTTTTTGGCGGAGTTTACGGTTTGAAAAGAGAAAAACTGAAAAAAAGAATGGAAGAGGTAAAAGAGCAGTTTGAACTCACAGGAATGGAAACAAAGCCGAGCGGAGAACTTCCGGGAGGATTTAAACAGCGTTTATCAATGGCTGTAGCACTTCTTCATGAACCAAAAATACTTTTTCTTGATGAACCGACCAGTGGTATTGATCCTTTGGCAAGGCGTTCTTTCTGGTATCAAATAACAGCTCTTGCAGCTGAAGGAACTACAATAATAATTACCACACATTTTATGGAAGAAGCAGAGTACTGCGACCGTATTATGATACAGGATCAGGGAAAAATGCTGGTACTGGGCACCCCTCAGGAAGTAAGAGAAAATGCCGGAGAAAATGTAAAAACAATGAATCAGGCTTTTATTGAAATAATAGAACAGAATCGTTTACAAAATAAAATTATTTAA
- a CDS encoding HlyD family efflux transporter periplasmic adaptor subunit, with product MNKENTFSAIKNKKNWLFVIVISAIIFCGWFIYSKQNKSEEIILYGNVDIRQVSLAFNANERIDQIYVEEGDIVKKGQLLASLDTENIKLQIEKNKSQIEAQESIVSRLKNGSRPQEKSQMLAKVNAAKAEAQNAKIQLQRIENAYNDSDGRSVSKQEIDNARSNFKVTSARVKETSESYRLAVLGPRKEEITEAEARLKAEKAELAIQEYLLEQAQLKSPIDGVIRSRLQEPGDMASPQQITFLLAVNDKKWVRAYIQEKQLGYINEGMEVSVYIDSYSDKPIKGQIGYISSVAEFTPKTVQTAELRTSLLYEIRVYVKDSEDILRMGMPATIKINSYNTADSKEKNL from the coding sequence ATGAATAAAGAAAATACATTTTCAGCAATAAAAAATAAGAAAAATTGGCTGTTTGTAATAGTTATTTCAGCAATAATTTTCTGCGGCTGGTTTATATACAGCAAACAAAATAAAAGCGAAGAAATTATATTATACGGGAATGTAGATATCAGACAGGTCTCACTGGCTTTTAACGCTAATGAAAGAATAGATCAAATATACGTAGAAGAAGGAGATATCGTAAAAAAAGGTCAGCTGCTGGCAAGTCTTGACACCGAAAATATAAAACTCCAAATAGAAAAAAATAAATCTCAGATTGAAGCTCAGGAAAGCATAGTATCACGCTTAAAGAATGGTTCAAGACCGCAGGAGAAGTCTCAAATGTTAGCAAAAGTGAATGCTGCAAAAGCTGAAGCTCAAAATGCAAAAATACAGTTACAAAGAATTGAAAATGCCTATAATGATTCAGACGGCCGTTCAGTAAGCAAACAGGAAATAGATAATGCAAGATCGAATTTTAAAGTAACTTCAGCACGTGTAAAGGAAACTTCCGAATCTTATCGTCTTGCAGTATTAGGACCTCGTAAGGAAGAAATTACAGAAGCGGAGGCCCGGCTGAAAGCTGAAAAAGCTGAATTAGCAATACAGGAATATTTATTGGAACAAGCTCAATTAAAATCACCGATTGACGGAGTTATACGTTCCCGGCTGCAGGAGCCGGGAGATATGGCATCACCTCAGCAAATCACTTTCCTTCTCGCTGTAAATGACAAAAAATGGGTAAGAGCATATATTCAGGAAAAACAATTAGGATATATTAACGAGGGAATGGAAGTCAGCGTCTATATTGACAGCTATTCAGACAAACCTATAAAAGGGCAGATCGGATATATATCTTCAGTTGCGGAATTCACTCCTAAAACTGTACAGACAGCAGAATTAAGAACTTCTTTGTTATATGAAATCCGTGTTTACGTGAAGGACAGCGAGGATATACTGCGTATGGGTATGCCTGCTACAATAAAAATCAATTCCTATAACACGGCAGACAGTAAGGAGAAAAATTTATGA